One genomic region from Quercus robur chromosome 4, dhQueRobu3.1, whole genome shotgun sequence encodes:
- the LOC126723595 gene encoding NADPH:quinone oxidoreductase-like encodes MEAVIAAKPIIKVAALCGSLRKGSYNRGLVRSAIEVSKSINGLEMEYIDISPLPMLNTDLEGEGTFPPAVEAFRQKIKEADSIFFASPEYNYSVTAPLKNAIDWASRPPNVWADKAAAIVSAGGGFGGGRSQYHLRQIGVYIDLHFINKPEFFLNVFQPPAKFDSDGNLVDESIKERLKEVLISLQAFTLRLQGKL; translated from the exons ATGGAGGCTGTTATAGCAGCAAAACCAATTATTAAAGTGGCGGCTCTATGTGGGTCTCTCCGAAAAGGCTCGTACAACCGTGGCCTCGTTCGTTCTG CAATCGAGGTGAGCAAGTCCATCAATGGCTTGGAAATGGAGTACATAGACATATCACCTTTGCCTATGCTCAACACTGATTTGGAAGGAGAAGGAACTTTCCCACCAGCCGTGGAAGCATTTCGTCAGAAGATTAAAGAAGCTGATAGCATTTTCTTTGCTTCACCCGAGTACAACTACTCAGTCACAg CACCTCTGAAGAATGCAATTGACTGGGCATCTAGACCACCAAATGTTTGGGCTGATAAAGCAGCTGCAATTGTAAGTGCTGGAGGAGGTTTTGGTGGTGGACGGTCACAGTATCACCTTCGCCAAATTGGAGTTTATATAGATCTTCATTTCATCAACAAACCTGAATTTTTCTTGAATGTGTTCCAACCTCCTGCAAAGTTTGACAGTGATGGCAATTTGGTTGATGAATCAATCAAGGAGAGGTTGAAGGAAGTTCTTATATCCTTGCAGGCATTTACTTTACGCCTCCAAGGAAAGCTTTGA
- the LOC126723597 gene encoding NADPH:quinone oxidoreductase-like, with product MEATNEVKPIIKVAAICGSLREGSYHRGLIQAAIQLSQESVKGIDIEYVEIDQLPLLNTDLEGQGTFPPEVEDFRQKIKEADSVLFASPEYNFSFAAPLKNAVDWASRPPNAWANKAAAIISTGGSGGGERAQYHLRQVGVFLDIHFINKPLFCLNAFEPPAKFDKDGNLVNAETKDRLKEVLLALHEFTLRIQGK from the exons atgGAGGCAACAAATGAAGTGAAACCTATAATCAAAGTGGCAGCAATATGTGGGTCTCTCCGTGAAGGTTCCTACCACCGAGGCCTCATTCAAGCTG CAATCCAACTAAGCCAAGAGTCAGTCAAAGGAATTGATATAGAGTACGTAGAAATCGACCAGCTACCTTTGCTAAATACTGACCTTGAAGGCCAGGGAACATTTCCACCAGAAGTTGAAGATTTCCgtcagaaaataaaagaagctGATAGTGTTCTTTTTGCTTCGCCTGAGTACAACTTTTCCTTCGCTG CACCTTTGAAGAATGCTGTTGACTGGGCATCTAGACCACCAAATGCTTGGGCTAACAAGGCTGCTGCCATTATAAGTACTGGAGGAAGTGGTGGTGGTGAACGAGCACAGTATCATCTTCGCCAAGTCGGAGTTTTTCTTGATATTCATTTCATTAATAAGCCATTGTTTTGCTTGAATGCATTCGAACCTCCTGCAAAGTTTGATAAAGATGGTAACTTGGTCAATGCAGAGACCAAAGACAGGTTGAAGGAAGTTCTTCTAGCCTTGCATGAATTTACTTTGCGCATTCAAGGCAAGTGA
- the LOC126723596 gene encoding NADPH:quinone oxidoreductase-like produces MEAVVAAKPIIKVAALCGSLRKASYNRGLVRSAIELSKSINGLEIEYIDIEPLPMLNTDLEGNGTFPQTVEAFRQKIKEADSFLFASPEYNFSVSAPLKNAIDWASRPPNVWADKAAAIVSASGGSGGSRSQYHLRQIGVFLDLHFINKPEFFLNAHEHPAKFDGNGNLVDESFKKKLKEILISLQRFTLRLQGKL; encoded by the exons atggaggCAGTTGTAGCAGCAAAACCAATAATTAAAGTGGCGGCTCTATGTGGGTCTCTTCGTAAAGCCTCGTACAACCGTGGCCTAGTTCGTTCAg CAATCGAGCTGAGCAAGTCCATCAATGGCTTGGAAATAGAGTACATAGACATTGAACCTTTGCCTATGCTCAACACTGATTTAGAGGGAAATGGAACTTTCCCACAAACTGTTGAAGCCTTCCGCCAGAAGATTAAAGAAGCTGATAGCTTTCTCTTTGCCTCGCCCGAGTACAACTTCTCAGTCTCAG CACCTCTGAAGAATGCAATTGACTGGGCATCTAGACCACCAAATGTTTGGGCTGATAAAGCAGCTGCAATTGTAAGTGCTTCAGGAGGTTCTGGTGGGAGTCGGTCACAGTATCACCTTCGCCAAATAGGAGTTTTTCTAGatcttcatttcatcaataaaCCTGAGTTCTTCTTGAACGCACACGAACATCCTGCAAAGTTTGATGGCAATGGTAACCTGGTTGATGAATCATTCAAGAAGAAGTTGAAGGAAATTCTTATATCCTTGCAGAGATTTACTTTGCGCCTCCAAGGAAAGCTCTGA